A part of Myxococcales bacterium genomic DNA contains:
- a CDS encoding GMC family oxidoreductase, protein MSNLQSSSYDYIIIGSGFGGSVSALRLAQKGYKVLVLEAGRRFFDQDFAKNNRDIKRWFFWPRLGLHGIMRMNLFKDAFFLGGAGVGGGSLVYANTLLRPPESFFKDPQWAHLGDWGKKLSPHYDTAERMLGVSQQNHLAPADKVLKTIAQEMGREHSFHQTRVGVFFGEANKTVDDPYFNGLGPKRTGCTLCGNCMVGCRVGAKNTLVKNYLYLAERLGVTIIPETLVEKIAHHQDGSYSIHARQGVDFLRLGAKKIFHARGIILSAGVLGSVKLLLEMKHKGYLPKLSSLVGTYVRTNSEALVGARAQGAEDLSKGLAISAGFYPDEKTHVEVVRYGAKSDTIGLISTLLAGGESMSMRWANYCAQIFLHPLNFLKNWRLKNWAKESIILLVMQTLDNHLRLSYERRWYWPFRKTMTTSLNRGQKVPAYLPIAHSIAQKMAKHFKGFALGSTPEILLNKATTAHILGGAVMGSDVSNGVIDQHNQVFGYKNMYVIDGSMIPANLGVNPSLTITAMAEYAMSHIPDKSQA, encoded by the coding sequence ATGAGCAATCTTCAATCATCAAGCTATGATTACATAATTATTGGCTCGGGCTTCGGCGGATCAGTATCAGCCCTTAGACTTGCGCAAAAAGGTTATAAAGTTTTAGTGCTTGAGGCCGGACGGCGATTTTTCGATCAAGATTTTGCTAAGAACAATCGTGATATTAAAAGATGGTTTTTTTGGCCTCGTTTAGGTCTTCATGGCATCATGCGTATGAATCTTTTTAAAGATGCTTTTTTTCTTGGCGGTGCTGGAGTTGGTGGTGGTTCATTGGTCTATGCCAACACGCTTTTAAGACCTCCCGAAAGTTTCTTTAAGGATCCTCAATGGGCTCACTTGGGAGACTGGGGAAAAAAACTTTCTCCTCACTATGATACAGCTGAACGCATGCTTGGTGTGAGCCAACAAAATCATCTAGCCCCAGCTGACAAGGTTTTAAAAACAATCGCTCAAGAAATGGGAAGAGAGCATAGTTTTCATCAAACCAGGGTAGGAGTATTTTTTGGCGAAGCCAATAAAACTGTCGATGATCCCTACTTTAATGGCCTTGGTCCTAAACGCACTGGGTGCACTTTATGCGGCAATTGCATGGTGGGGTGCCGCGTGGGAGCAAAAAATACTTTGGTAAAAAATTATCTCTACTTAGCCGAAAGATTAGGCGTTACTATCATTCCCGAAACATTGGTGGAAAAAATAGCTCATCATCAGGACGGAAGCTATTCCATACATGCTCGCCAGGGTGTTGATTTTTTGCGCTTGGGAGCAAAAAAAATATTTCATGCTCGAGGAATTATTTTGTCTGCCGGCGTGCTCGGCAGCGTGAAACTTTTACTTGAAATGAAGCACAAAGGATATCTGCCCAAACTCAGCTCATTAGTGGGAACTTATGTGCGCACCAATTCCGAAGCCCTCGTTGGAGCACGAGCACAAGGAGCAGAAGATCTATCCAAAGGTCTTGCTATCAGTGCAGGTTTTTACCCAGACGAAAAAACTCACGTTGAAGTTGTGCGTTATGGTGCAAAATCCGACACTATTGGTTTGATTTCAACCCTCCTTGCTGGAGGTGAATCCATGTCGATGCGCTGGGCAAATTACTGTGCACAAATTTTTTTGCATCCACTCAACTTTTTAAAAAATTGGCGTTTAAAAAATTGGGCCAAAGAAAGCATTATCTTGCTGGTAATGCAAACGCTGGATAACCATCTGCGTTTAAGCTACGAGCGTCGATGGTATTGGCCATTTAGAAAAACTATGACGACATCTCTCAATCGAGGACAAAAAGTTCCCGCCTATCTTCCAATAGCGCACAGCATCGCTCAAAAAATGGCCAAACACTTCAAAGGTTTTGCTCTAGGATCAACTCCTGAAATATTGCTCAACAAAGCGACTACCGCGCATATTTTGGGCGGTGCTGTCATGGGGAGCGACGTATCAAACGGCGTAATCGATCAGCATAATCAAGTATTTGGCTATAAAAACATGTATGTTATCGACGGATCAATGATCCCTGCAAACTTAGGAGTAAATCCAAGTCTTACCATTACAGCCATGGCAGAATATGCCATGAGCCATATTCCTGATAAATCACAGGCTTAA
- a CDS encoding aldo/keto reductase: MKIFFILIFFLTIQKTAIGMEDFAKKTIPSHTVLGFGTQSINSENSFLVKEALDNGYRLFDCAQKYDNIDIIAPIIVENNRKESFIIYKISPPTTIKEYRNTINDITKVINTLKYIDCLMLHSTHDFHNNIDSDVAKYMINNILKFMSNDVVHSFGLSNIGMMYQKIITDFEKQNLKVSLIENHCNHNTISFEPTKGLLNFCKENNIAFIAYGTLGGITYQGYCQALCNVFSPAICVNKITHPAIIKLSKKHHIDPMMVVLAFLSKKFGMHQIPTTTKSERIINNFESFNKAMKILIDEDYHKINTELGLITEDITEKIPQLFLKGIKYASRMQLYNHLVNTKHPLIKTIEKAQFMYGEEQSEIDRFVNKMMYMAEQALQYNVDDSFKALLGRINNLLNTDDDNYRSLIAPHLKSVLNTEVNQAGGALVMQFIQDLSTIELLEFHKNFLLKENFTIIDDSEAEPNWPDRSVIIASQKLNKIVRFTISETTTVGELTEKLQSYGFSEALLSYGDSINLSLMEKDSVITKHEFFSMCNNSFSIDEDDASFENFIVRFSPFSDKNKNFYNMSSQNPN, from the coding sequence ATGAAAATATTTTTCATATTAATATTTTTTTTAACAATACAAAAAACTGCTATTGGCATGGAAGACTTTGCCAAAAAAACTATCCCTTCTCATACTGTATTGGGTTTTGGTACTCAAAGTATTAACAGCGAAAATAGCTTTCTTGTGAAAGAGGCGCTCGATAATGGTTACCGTCTTTTTGATTGCGCACAAAAGTACGACAATATCGATATTATCGCACCAATTATCGTTGAAAACAACCGCAAAGAAAGCTTTATTATATACAAAATAAGCCCACCAACAACCATTAAAGAATACAGGAACACAATTAACGATATAACAAAAGTTATTAATACACTAAAATATATCGACTGTTTAATGCTTCATTCAACACATGATTTTCACAACAACATCGACAGTGACGTAGCAAAATACATGATTAACAACATTTTAAAATTTATGTCTAATGATGTAGTACACAGCTTTGGTTTAAGTAATATTGGGATGATGTATCAAAAAATAATAACTGATTTTGAGAAGCAGAATCTCAAAGTTTCGCTTATTGAAAATCATTGTAACCACAACACCATATCCTTTGAGCCCACCAAAGGACTACTTAATTTTTGCAAAGAGAACAATATTGCTTTCATTGCTTACGGCACTCTTGGTGGTATTACTTATCAAGGTTACTGTCAGGCTCTTTGTAATGTTTTTAGCCCTGCAATTTGCGTAAATAAAATAACCCATCCAGCAATTATTAAACTTAGCAAAAAGCACCACATAGATCCCATGATGGTTGTTCTTGCTTTTTTGAGTAAAAAATTCGGCATGCATCAAATTCCCACAACAACGAAATCTGAAAGAATTATCAACAATTTCGAATCGTTTAATAAAGCAATGAAAATCCTTATCGATGAAGATTATCATAAAATTAATACAGAACTTGGTCTTATCACCGAGGATATAACAGAAAAAATCCCCCAACTTTTTCTTAAGGGAATTAAATATGCTTCGCGTATGCAACTATATAATCACCTTGTAAACACTAAACATCCCCTTATTAAAACAATTGAAAAAGCTCAATTCATGTATGGGGAAGAGCAATCAGAAATTGATAGGTTCGTAAATAAAATGATGTACATGGCAGAACAAGCACTGCAGTATAATGTTGACGATAGCTTCAAAGCACTATTAGGACGCATCAATAACCTACTCAATACAGATGATGATAATTATCGATCCCTGATAGCGCCACACTTAAAGTCAGTGTTAAACACCGAAGTCAATCAAGCAGGCGGAGCTTTGGTAATGCAATTTATCCAAGACCTTTCCACTATTGAGCTGTTAGAATTTCATAAAAATTTTTTGCTAAAGGAAAATTTCACCATCATCGATGATTCTGAAGCAGAACCAAATTGGCCCGATAGATCTGTTATCATTGCGAGTCAAAAATTGAATAAAATTGTTAGATTCACCATATCTGAAACTACTACCGTGGGTGAACTCACAGAAAAACTTCAATCATATGGATTTAGCGAAGCATTACTAAGCTACGGTGACAGTATAAATCTGTCACTTATGGAAAAAGATAGCGTTATTACAAAACATGAATTTTTTAGTATGTGCAACAATAGCTTTTCAATTGATGAAGACGATGCTTCATTTGAAAATTTTATTGTGCGTTTTTCTCCATTTTCAGACAAAAATAAAAATTTTTATAATATGAGCTCTCAAAATCCTAACTAA
- a CDS encoding YaiI/YqxD family protein — translation MKIWIDADACPNVIKEIVYRASFRTNTAVVVVANQAIKIPMTGLVSTIQVSQGFDMADKAIVEKMSRGDIVISADIPLANDVIAKGGYVINPRGELYTEENIKDHLATRDLMMELRDSGMMLGGPKTLGLKERQAFANKLDSLLAMHKT, via the coding sequence ATGAAAATATGGATAGACGCTGATGCGTGTCCCAATGTCATCAAGGAAATAGTGTACAGAGCATCTTTTAGAACCAATACTGCTGTAGTGGTGGTGGCAAACCAAGCAATAAAAATTCCTATGACCGGTTTAGTAAGTACGATACAGGTTTCTCAAGGTTTTGATATGGCTGATAAAGCCATAGTAGAAAAAATGTCTCGAGGCGATATTGTGATAAGTGCTGATATTCCTCTAGCCAATGATGTGATCGCTAAAGGTGGCTATGTGATTAATCCTCGAGGAGAACTTTATACTGAAGAAAATATAAAAGATCATTTAGCAACTCGCGATTTGATGATGGAGCTTCGTGATAGCGGAATGATGCTCGGAGGGCCAAAGACATTGGGATTAAAAGAACGCCAGGCTTTTGCTAACAAACTTGATTCATTGCTTGCTATGCATAAAACATGA
- a CDS encoding zinc-dependent metalloprotease gives MKAAAYILTVFSLSFIFSCADVLEPEYTNEKSIELFLGEASLRSAPYLKIKNSAFSREFLFYGSFIPMLNSPTGHSFKGRIIRFEPFDDRVIMLESPKGHIIPNTIDSSILLAEFPIVQHESDGIVIDFAKGMTSAFTTRNVHSKELSDKNSKISEQFRAIFLTLSYVKSISVDENVLTINQIAQWRNAKSELLSAEFRYFLREYSPSPTFKKKAFSKNRWEQYFSTPPQLVGPTTQTSAFITKWPTERPIIFHISANTPPQFKDAIRDGILFWNHIFGREYIIVRDLPENISAPHPHLNIVQWVPWDNEASAYADMVIDHLTGETLQAQIYLRSGWVLKSAKKLKTELSELLLESFTKNDEADSKDIPIPSMFDYQKSQSYDLSNFEALVELSQKINSTEISDSSLSVLTSDIIRTVIAHEMGHVLGLRHNLASSLMSNINLNERSELLKNYLSHANAPLGANKYLSESIMDVFSAADDALMGSQIRELSSTDYAHSPLATIYRYDREAIDYGYSDIPMKGDTPFCSDNDIKHYVDCQRWDSSNTPVLFAIERLNSLPLKVSVVLAQTFMAALDPKRTDGPLRASDVPLSSAGVVKNLATSIKQLFSWFNQNARSIQIEYKNPIYGLQNRDDLTKMRFDYIRKQLESLSIGNELFGLMPPFRSQKMSAKQLSTNFITELIKLISQAQKDDPNFFIKEEEIVDAQNIATKFFSALNNELIVVFATILSRMQFDDPKLQLPIEQALGKIAQEIIFKLDKDSPNSVSLPHFAYPLEVRDAAAYLLNPAMGISPDWSFDNLQRVIQELEFLMREHASTKNKTTIDLSASTRELRQWLLEQSRIISTLKRLQGFSRRFPHSK, from the coding sequence TTGAAAGCGGCAGCATACATATTAACAGTATTTTCTTTATCTTTTATATTCTCATGCGCTGATGTTTTAGAGCCCGAGTACACAAACGAAAAATCTATTGAGCTTTTTCTAGGTGAAGCCTCATTGCGCTCTGCGCCCTACTTAAAAATAAAAAATTCTGCCTTTTCTAGAGAATTTTTGTTTTACGGTTCTTTTATACCCATGCTTAATTCTCCCACTGGTCATTCTTTTAAAGGCCGCATCATCCGCTTTGAGCCGTTTGATGACCGCGTTATCATGCTTGAATCTCCAAAGGGCCATATTATTCCTAACACCATAGACAGCAGCATTCTCTTAGCAGAATTCCCCATAGTTCAGCACGAAAGCGATGGAATCGTAATTGATTTTGCCAAAGGAATGACAAGCGCTTTTACAACAAGAAATGTTCACTCAAAAGAATTGTCAGACAAAAATTCCAAAATCAGCGAACAGTTCCGCGCCATATTCCTTACCCTGAGCTATGTAAAATCCATTAGTGTTGATGAAAATGTACTCACCATCAACCAAATTGCTCAATGGCGCAATGCTAAATCGGAATTGCTCTCTGCTGAATTTAGATATTTTCTGCGCGAATACTCACCTTCTCCTACTTTTAAAAAGAAGGCATTTAGCAAAAATAGATGGGAGCAATACTTTTCCACTCCACCTCAGCTCGTAGGGCCAACCACTCAAACTAGTGCCTTCATTACCAAGTGGCCAACTGAAAGGCCAATTATTTTTCACATAAGCGCCAATACTCCTCCTCAATTCAAAGATGCTATCCGTGATGGTATTTTGTTTTGGAATCATATTTTTGGCCGAGAATATATAATCGTTCGCGATCTGCCCGAAAATATTTCTGCCCCACACCCACATCTAAATATTGTGCAGTGGGTACCGTGGGATAATGAAGCTTCTGCCTACGCAGACATGGTGATAGATCATTTAACCGGTGAAACATTGCAAGCACAAATTTATCTCAGAAGCGGCTGGGTTTTAAAATCAGCTAAAAAACTAAAAACAGAACTAAGCGAACTCCTCTTAGAGAGTTTCACAAAAAATGATGAAGCGGATAGCAAAGATATTCCCATACCAAGCATGTTCGATTACCAAAAATCGCAATCCTATGATTTGAGCAACTTTGAAGCTTTGGTTGAGCTTTCACAAAAAATAAATTCTACCGAAATATCTGATTCCTCTTTGAGCGTATTGACGTCTGATATCATACGAACCGTGATCGCCCATGAAATGGGTCACGTGCTTGGGCTAAGACATAATTTAGCCTCATCACTTATGTCAAATATCAACCTTAATGAACGCAGCGAACTTCTTAAAAACTACTTGAGTCACGCTAACGCCCCCTTAGGTGCGAACAAATATTTGTCCGAAAGCATCATGGATGTTTTTTCTGCAGCTGACGATGCTCTTATGGGATCACAGATCAGAGAATTGAGCAGCACTGATTATGCTCATAGCCCTTTGGCTACTATTTACCGCTATGATCGCGAGGCGATTGATTATGGCTACTCAGATATCCCAATGAAAGGTGATACTCCATTTTGCAGCGACAACGATATTAAACACTATGTTGACTGTCAGCGATGGGACAGCAGTAATACTCCAGTGCTTTTTGCTATCGAACGCCTCAATTCTTTGCCGCTTAAAGTCTCGGTAGTATTGGCTCAGACTTTTATGGCAGCCCTTGATCCTAAGAGAACAGATGGGCCTCTCAGGGCTTCAGATGTACCGCTCTCCTCAGCTGGGGTAGTAAAAAATCTCGCAACATCAATCAAGCAGCTTTTTAGTTGGTTCAACCAAAATGCTCGTTCGATTCAAATAGAATATAAAAATCCTATATATGGCCTTCAAAACAGAGATGACCTTACAAAAATGCGCTTTGACTACATTCGCAAGCAACTTGAAAGTCTCTCTATCGGCAACGAATTATTTGGCCTTATGCCTCCCTTTCGATCTCAAAAGATGAGCGCTAAACAGCTCAGCACAAATTTTATTACCGAGCTTATAAAACTTATCTCACAGGCGCAAAAAGATGATCCAAACTTTTTCATAAAAGAAGAAGAAATAGTCGATGCACAAAATATTGCCACTAAATTTTTCTCTGCGCTCAATAACGAGTTGATTGTTGTATTTGCTACTATACTGTCCCGTATGCAATTTGATGATCCAAAACTTCAACTCCCTATTGAACAGGCTTTAGGTAAAATTGCCCAAGAAATTATATTCAAACTTGATAAAGATTCACCAAATTCTGTATCCCTCCCTCACTTTGCTTATCCATTAGAAGTTCGCGATGCAGCAGCTTATCTGCTCAATCCTGCTATGGGTATTAGCCCTGATTGGTCTTTTGATAATCTGCAGCGTGTTATCCAGGAGCTTGAGTTTCTAATGCGTGAGCATGCATCCACCAAAAACAAAACCACCATTGATTTAAGCGCAAGCACTCGAGAGTTAAGACAGTGGCTCCTAGAACAAAGTCGTATTATCAGCACGTTGAAGCGACTGCAGGGATTTAGCAGAAGATTCCCCCACTCAAAATAA
- a CDS encoding multifunctional oxoglutarate decarboxylase/oxoglutarate dehydrogenase thiamine pyrophosphate-binding subunit/dihydrolipoyllysine-residue succinyltransferase subunit — MFGLNESYVEILRSQWIENPLSVGKEWRDYFEGTPVLAKREQQQPFVSAQVLEKSHEQGKERLSDATNNIPLVGIARKIAQNMQESLSVPTATSVRTIPVKVLEENRLIINEYLNDEAEARCSYTHIIAYALVKALKKFPSLNNGYSEQDKQPAKVVRKDINLGLAIDLPGRDGGRTLVVPNIKAAQNLDFAAFFKKYNEILALARTGKLDAQHFMGTSVTLTNPGGLGTVLSNPRLMQGQGCIIATGSIGYPAEYEAASPETLQLLGIGKVMSISSTYDHRIIQGAESGRLLSYLHDLLVGEDGLYQEIYHSLKIPHQPYRLRKDEAVILGQHASTTQTERAMRVSQLIHAYRRLGFLLAHVDPLHLIPQEHPELDLKSYGLTIWDLDRPFDTLGLLDKKTAPLREILQRLRETYCRRMGVEYMYIHDVERRNWLQHNVEKKGEEFSIEEKKRVLHDLVKAEGIEHFLHKRFVGHKRFSIEGAEVVITLLRSLLDSAAAYGASEAVIGMAHRGRLNVLTNIVGKPYEAIFAEFDDIDPKTIQGTGDVKYHLGAKGIHRYHGPVRNSDREESRALRVELACNPSHLEAVNPIVEGIVRAKQDLAGDRERDKIIPILIHGDAAFAGQGVVYETLQLSGLQGFRTGGTVHIIINNQIGYTTPPERARTSQNCSDIGRAVGIPVFRVNGDSPEAGLRAIRIAFEYRARFKSDVIVDVVCYRRHGHNEGDEPSFTQPILYRAIKDHPSVAQIYADFLIRRQDITAQEVKSIEESYHQKLEMALLAVREKGRSSFSKEHVLDEFDVITTTHQDLPTAVDEEILKQITERTTYDPELVELHPRVVEHVLNRRKSMLFGCEHKIDFGAAEILAYGSLLMEGTPVRMSGQDCGRGTFAHRHAVLYDINDGRPYIPLNHLRKSRDEGEEIWQPSRFRIYDSPLSEEGVLGFEYGYSVSHPSSLVVWEAQFGDFFNGAQIQIDQFISSSEAKWGQKSRLVMMLPHGYDGQGPEHSSARIERFLQLCAQGNMRVCNCSTPAQLFHLLRRQAKQKKKPLIIFSHKSLLRAEDAASLVSDLSSGSFQAVIPDAISDKRKTLDRLIFVSGKIYWDLVRYQKTLEKIPVNVRLVRLEQLYPFPTEEIMRVIEEKSAREIIWLQEEPRNSGAFLFVKDQMSKLNIDIRYVGRAESASPATGSPKIHKLQQARLLEAAFAPLQKAARDLEIIV, encoded by the coding sequence ATTTTTGGCCTTAATGAAAGCTATGTAGAGATATTGCGCTCTCAATGGATTGAAAACCCTTTAAGTGTCGGTAAAGAGTGGCGAGATTATTTTGAGGGGACTCCTGTTTTAGCGAAAAGAGAGCAGCAACAGCCTTTCGTATCAGCTCAAGTTCTCGAAAAAAGCCACGAGCAAGGAAAAGAAAGGTTATCGGATGCAACAAATAATATCCCTTTGGTTGGTATTGCTCGAAAAATTGCTCAGAACATGCAAGAGAGCTTATCGGTACCTACCGCAACGTCGGTTCGCACCATTCCTGTAAAGGTTCTCGAAGAGAATCGTCTGATCATCAATGAATATTTGAATGATGAAGCTGAAGCACGCTGTTCATATACTCATATAATCGCATATGCCCTGGTAAAAGCGCTCAAGAAATTTCCTAGTCTTAATAATGGGTACAGTGAACAGGATAAACAGCCAGCTAAAGTTGTCAGAAAAGATATCAATCTTGGGCTTGCCATCGATTTGCCTGGAAGAGATGGGGGACGAACGCTTGTAGTGCCTAACATCAAGGCGGCTCAAAATTTAGATTTTGCTGCATTTTTTAAGAAATATAATGAGATCTTGGCTCTTGCCCGCACTGGCAAACTTGATGCCCAACACTTTATGGGCACGAGCGTAACACTTACCAACCCTGGAGGCCTTGGGACAGTACTGTCCAATCCTCGTCTTATGCAAGGACAAGGGTGTATTATCGCCACGGGGAGCATTGGTTATCCTGCTGAATATGAGGCTGCAAGTCCTGAAACACTGCAACTTTTAGGAATAGGAAAGGTTATGAGCATAAGCTCAACCTATGATCACCGCATTATTCAAGGAGCTGAGTCCGGGAGGTTGTTGAGCTATTTGCACGATCTTTTGGTAGGAGAAGATGGACTTTATCAGGAAATTTATCACTCTCTAAAAATTCCTCATCAACCCTATCGTCTAAGGAAAGATGAAGCAGTTATTTTAGGTCAACACGCGAGCACTACACAAACCGAGAGAGCTATGCGGGTGAGCCAGCTCATTCATGCTTATCGCCGCTTGGGTTTTTTGCTCGCTCATGTTGATCCTTTGCACTTGATCCCTCAAGAGCACCCAGAGCTTGATCTCAAAAGTTATGGGCTTACTATTTGGGATCTCGATCGTCCATTTGATACTTTAGGTCTTCTTGATAAAAAAACTGCTCCATTGCGTGAGATATTGCAGCGTCTGCGTGAGACTTATTGCCGTCGTATGGGTGTTGAATACATGTATATCCATGACGTAGAGCGAAGAAACTGGCTGCAACACAATGTAGAGAAAAAGGGCGAAGAGTTTAGTATCGAAGAAAAAAAACGCGTTTTGCATGACCTAGTAAAAGCTGAAGGAATAGAACATTTTTTGCATAAGCGTTTTGTTGGCCATAAACGTTTTAGTATTGAAGGCGCAGAAGTCGTTATAACTCTGCTGAGAAGTCTACTGGATTCTGCAGCGGCATATGGCGCAAGTGAAGCAGTTATTGGAATGGCACACAGGGGTAGACTCAACGTGCTTACCAATATTGTTGGTAAACCTTATGAGGCAATTTTTGCCGAGTTTGATGATATTGATCCAAAAACTATTCAAGGCACTGGTGATGTTAAATATCATTTGGGAGCTAAAGGGATTCATCGTTACCATGGTCCGGTAAGAAATTCTGATCGTGAAGAGTCTCGCGCCCTTCGAGTCGAACTTGCATGCAATCCTTCTCACCTTGAGGCAGTAAATCCAATAGTCGAAGGTATTGTACGAGCGAAACAAGATTTGGCTGGTGATCGTGAGCGAGATAAAATAATTCCAATTTTGATCCATGGGGATGCAGCTTTTGCAGGACAGGGAGTTGTATATGAAACGCTGCAACTTAGTGGGCTACAAGGTTTTAGAACAGGTGGAACTGTTCATATCATCATTAATAATCAGATTGGTTACACAACACCACCCGAGCGAGCTCGTACGTCACAGAATTGTTCAGACATTGGACGAGCCGTTGGCATACCTGTTTTTAGAGTCAATGGTGATAGCCCAGAGGCAGGTCTAAGGGCAATCAGGATAGCCTTTGAGTATAGGGCTCGTTTTAAAAGTGATGTGATTGTTGATGTTGTGTGCTATCGCAGGCATGGGCATAACGAGGGAGATGAACCGAGTTTTACTCAGCCTATTTTGTACAGAGCCATCAAAGATCATCCTTCTGTTGCGCAAATTTATGCTGACTTTTTGATTCGCCGACAAGATATTACTGCTCAAGAAGTGAAATCTATCGAAGAAAGCTATCATCAAAAATTAGAGATGGCGCTTTTGGCCGTAAGAGAAAAAGGAAGAAGTTCGTTTTCTAAAGAACATGTGCTTGATGAGTTTGATGTAATCACAACCACTCATCAAGATTTACCTACCGCTGTCGATGAAGAAATTTTAAAACAGATTACCGAACGTACCACCTATGATCCAGAGCTGGTAGAGCTTCATCCACGAGTGGTGGAGCATGTGCTGAATCGTCGTAAATCAATGTTATTCGGATGTGAGCACAAGATTGATTTTGGTGCAGCAGAAATTCTTGCCTATGGATCCTTGCTTATGGAAGGGACTCCTGTCCGTATGAGCGGGCAAGATTGTGGGCGAGGAACCTTTGCCCATCGTCATGCTGTTTTGTACGATATCAATGATGGGAGGCCGTATATTCCTCTCAATCATTTGCGCAAATCTCGAGATGAAGGAGAGGAAATTTGGCAGCCGAGCCGCTTTAGAATTTATGATTCACCCTTGAGTGAAGAGGGAGTTTTGGGTTTTGAGTATGGTTACTCAGTAAGTCATCCTTCATCTTTGGTTGTATGGGAAGCTCAGTTCGGAGATTTTTTTAACGGAGCTCAAATACAAATTGATCAGTTTATTTCATCAAGTGAAGCAAAATGGGGGCAGAAGAGTCGATTGGTTATGATGCTGCCTCATGGCTATGACGGTCAGGGGCCAGAGCATAGCTCTGCACGTATTGAAAGATTTTTGCAACTTTGTGCCCAGGGTAATATGCGAGTTTGCAACTGTTCTACCCCAGCGCAACTTTTCCATCTGTTGCGAAGACAGGCTAAGCAAAAAAAGAAGCCTTTGATTATTTTTAGCCATAAGAGTTTGTTACGTGCTGAGGATGCGGCATCTTTGGTAAGTGATCTTAGTAGTGGATCATTTCAAGCTGTAATCCCAGATGCCATAAGCGACAAACGAAAAACACTTGATCGTCTGATTTTTGTAAGCGGTAAAATATATTGGGATCTTGTGCGCTACCAGAAAACTTTGGAAAAAATACCTGTCAATGTGCGCTTAGTACGTTTAGAACAGCTTTATCCTTTCCCAACCGAAGAGATTATGCGCGTTATCGAAGAAAAGTCTGCTCGAGAAATAATCTGGTTACAAGAAGAACCACGAAACAGTGGTGCGTTTTTGTTCGTTAAAGACCAAATGTCTAAGCTTAACATAGATATTCGCTATGTCGGGCGGGCTGAAAGTGCTTCTCCTGCAACAGGATCTCCAAAAATTCACAAGCTTCAGCAAGCGCGTTTGTTGGAGGCAGCATTTGCACCTTTGCAGAAAGCAGCTAGAGATTTAGAGATAATTGTGTGA